The Euphorbia lathyris chromosome 3, ddEupLath1.1, whole genome shotgun sequence genome contains a region encoding:
- the LOC136224650 gene encoding ATP-dependent Clp protease proteolytic subunit 2, mitochondrial, with translation MPFSINGSYHLQLNPLIPKFPRNSISPNLRPPPPTLAMIMSMSSLFSSAKLVATRTNISLWSNSPARNIRAYSLIPMVIEHSSRGERAYDIFSRLLKERIICINGPINDDTAHVVVAQLLFLESENPSKPIHMYLNSPGGQVTAGLAIYDTMQYIRSPINTICLGQAASMGSLLLAAGSKGERKSLPNATIMVHQPSGGYSGQAKDMTIHTKQIVRVWDSLNQLYSKHTGQPVDVIQKNMDRDYFMTPEEAKEFGIIDEVIDQRPMALVADAVAAEGKEKGSN, from the exons ATGCCATTCTCAATCAACGGCAGCTACCATCTTCAACTTAACCCGCTAATCCCCAAATTCCCTCGAAATTCAATTTCTCCTAATCTTCGTCCGCCTCCACCCACTCTCGCCATGATCATGAGCATGAGTAGCCTCTTCTCCAGCGCCAAACTCGTCGCCACCAGGACCAACATTTCTCTCTGGTCCAACTCTCCGGCGAGGAACATTCGCGCTTACAGTCTCATTCCGATGGTTATAGAGCACTCTTCTCGAGGCGAGAGAGCGTATGATATTTTTTCCAGGCTTCTCAAAGAGCGAATTATTTGCATCAATGGTCCTATTAACGACGATACTGCTCATGTGGTGGTTGCGCAGCTTCTCTTCCTCGAGTCTGAGAACCCTTCCAAGCCTATTCACATGTATCTCAACTCCCCTGGCGGCCAAGTCACTGCTG GTCTTGCAATTTATGACACGATGCAGTATATAAGGTCTCCAATCAATACCATCTGCTTAGGCCAAGCTGCATCTATGGGTTCTCTCCTTTTGGCTGCAGGTTCCAAGGGTGAGAGGAAGTCGCTTCCTAATGCAACAATTATGGTTCACCAGCCATCGGGTGGCTACAGCGGGCAGGCAAAGGATATGACTATTCACACGAAGCAGATTGTTCGTGTTTGGGATTCACTAAATCAGTTATACTCGAAGCATACAGGGCAGCCAGTAGATGTAATCCAGAAGAATATGGATAGAGATTATTTTATGACCCCTGAAGAAGCAAAGGAGTTTGGGATTATTGATGAAGTGATTGATCAAAGACCAATGGCTCTTGTGGCTGATGCTGTTGCTGCTGAAGGCAAAGAAAAAGGTTCAAATTAG